The genomic region TCACGCGGTTGTCTCTGAACCTGTCAGTTTATCGATAACTCGCCGAGCAATTTCGTCCGGTTGATCCATTGGAGAGACGGAAATCCAATCGGCTATAATTTGGTTCCTAAACCACGTGATCTGTCGTTTAGCGTAGTGCCGCGTGTTTTGTTTGATTTGTGCAATCATCTCATCATGAGAACATTCGCCGTCTAAATATTTTATCACTTCGCGGTAACCGAGCGTCATCAACGCATCCAGATTCCGCCGAAACCCGACGCTAAGCAATTTTTGAACCTCGGCAACTAATCCATCTGAAATCATCTGATCAACCCGCTCGTCGATCCGACGGTATAAATATTCGCGCGGCATGTCGAGAACAAATGATCGACAATTGAACGGCGGATCGGTTTTCTGTTCCCGATACAATTGCGAGGGCGTTTTACCCGTCGTCATAAAAATTTCCAACGCGCGGGAAATCCGTTTGCTGTCATTGAGGTGTATTTTCACCGCTGTTTCCGGATCGATTTCCATAAGCCGATTGTACGGAGACGCAACGCCTTTTTCGTTCAATTCATGATGGATTTTATCTCGGATCGACGTATCCGTACGGCTATCCTTGAAAATCCCTTTCTGAATAGCCCGGATGTAAAGTCCGGAGCCGCCGACGAAAATAGGTTGTCGGTTTCGACGTTGAATATCAGCAACAGTTTCAAGCGCCATTGTTCGGTACATTCCCGCGCTGACTGTTTCGTCCGGATCGAAAAGATCGATCAAATGATGTGGAATATCTTTTAACTGGTTGAGCGTCGGTTTGGCGGTTCCGACGTCCATGCCTCGGTAAACTTGCCGAGAATCGGCGGAGATAATCTCACCGTCAAGTAGTTTTGCCAATTGGATAGCAGTCGCTGTTTTACCAACAGCTGTCGCACCGACAATGAAAATGACGGAATTCAGAGATCCCGAATCTTCGGGATTGTCCGGTTGAGACGGATTGTTCATGAAAATTCCATCAGAAATATCTTCTAGATCCGTTCAAACCGCTTATCAAGTTCCTTCAGAGACAGATTGACGACGATTGGTCTGCCGTGTGGGCAAAAATATGGGTTTTTCGTGGCGAACAGGCGGTCGACTAAATTTCGCATCTCTTCGACCGAAAGCGGATCGCCGGCTTTAATAGCGGCCTTGCAAGCAAAGGAAGCCGCAACTTTTTCATGGATGCTGATATCTTTTGTCCCAAATTCCTGATAATGGTCGAGAATTTCCTTAATGATCGTCGCTTCGTTTCCCCAGCGCATTCCGGCTGGAACTGCTTCAATCGCAATCGTCTGTTTCCCAAATTCCTTCGCACGGAATCCCAGCTTTTCCAAAAATGGAAGAATTTCAAGAAGCGTCGAATAATCGGTAACCGACAATTCAACGACATGCGGAAACAGCAATTGCTGGGCTTTCCAATTCTCCTTTTCCATCGATTCCAGCGCTTCCTCAAACAATATCCGCTCGTGCGCCACATGCTGGTCGATGATTACCAATCCCGATTTCACCTGACTGATAATGTATTTATTGTGTACTTGATAAACCTGAACCTCGTACGGTGAAATTTCATCATCAAGTTTTACCGGTTGTT from Candidatus Marinimicrobia bacterium CG08_land_8_20_14_0_20_45_22 harbors:
- a CDS encoding tRNA (adenosine(37)-N6)-dimethylallyltransferase MiaA — translated: MNNPSQPDNPEDSGSLNSVIFIVGATAVGKTATAIQLAKLLDGEIISADSRQVYRGMDVGTAKPTLNQLKDIPHHLIDLFDPDETVSAGMYRTMALETVADIQRRNRQPIFVGGSGLYIRAIQKGIFKDSRTDTSIRDKIHHELNEKGVASPYNRLMEIDPETAVKIHLNDSKRISRALEIFMTTGKTPSQLYREQKTDPPFNCRSFVLDMPREYLYRRIDERVDQMISDGLVAEVQKLLSVGFRRNLDALMTLGYREVIKYLDGECSHDEMIAQIKQNTRHYAKRQITWFRNQIIADWISVSPMDQPDEIARRVIDKLTGSETTA